The Sphingopyxis sp. YR583 DNA segment CGGCTGGCAGGCGGGCAAGGCGGCGGCGTTCGACGCGTTCGACGCCAAGGCTGCCGCGCTGGCGCTGCTTGAGGCGGCCGGCGCCCCCGCCGACCGCCTGCAGGTGATGGAGGCCGTGACCGGCGGCAACATCTGGCACCCCGGCCAGTCGGCGACGCTGCGCCTCGGCCCCAAGGCGGTGCTCGCCGAGTTCGGCGCGCTCCACCCGCTGCTCACCCGCGCCTTCGATGTCGATGGCCCCGTGATGGCGGTGCAGATCTTCCTCGATGCGATTCCGGCGAAGCGCGCGAGCGGCCCCGCTCGCGCGGCGTTCACGCCGCCCGCGCTGCAATCCGTTCGCCGCGACTTCGCCTTCTTCGCGCCGACGAGCCTGACCGCCGCCGATCTGGTGCGCGCGATCCGCGGCGCCGACAAGACGAGCATCGTCGATGCCCGGCTGTTCGACCGCTTCGCGGGACAAGGCGTGCCCGAGGGTCAGGTGAGCCTCGCGGTCGAGGTCGAGCTGCAGCCGCTGGAAAAGAGCTTCACCGACGCCGAGCTGAAGGCAATCGCCGACAAGGTGGTCGCAGCGGCCGCAAAGGTGGGGGCAATTTTGCGCGGCTGATTTCGGGATCGGCCGGGGATGAAAGGGAGAGTTTGATATGGACACCCGCCACCTCGTCGATCGCGAGATCGCGCCGATCATCGACCTGTTTCCACGGGTCGACCTGGACGCGGCGCCGATCGCGCAGATTCGTGCCAAGGCGGCGGAGACCTATTCGATCCTGCCGCCGCCGGTGATTGCGCCCGAGAGGCTGGTCGTGCCGTCGATCCATGGCGGGCCCGATATCCCGGTGTTCCTCTATCGCCCGTCCGCGAAGCGCGCTGGCGGCGGCGCCATCCTGCATATCCATGGTGGCGGCATGGTGATGGGATCGATCGAGCAGATGCAGGCCGGGCCTGCGGCGCTGGCGGCTGCGGCGGGCGTACCGGTCGCATCGGTCGAATATCGCCTTGCCCCCGAACACCCCTTCCCTGCCCCCCAAGAGGATTGCCATTCCGCGCTGACGTGGCTCGCAGGACAGGCTGATGCGCTGGGCTTCGACGCGAACCGGATTGTCGTCGCGGGCGAGAGCGCGGGCGGCGGGCTGGCCGCCGCGCTCGCGATCATGGCGCGAGACCTCGGCGGTCCGGCGATCGCGGGACAGCTCCTGACCTATCCGATGCTCGATCATCGGACCGGCAGCGATGCCTGTCCGTACAATAATCCGACGACTGGCGAGTTCATCTGGACGCGCGCGAGCAATCGCTTCGGCTGGCGCGCGCTGCAGGGCGATTACAAGGCCGACGATGCCCGGCGCGGCTGGTTTTCGCCCAGCCTTGTCGAGGATCTGTCGAACCTGCCCCCCGCCTATATCGCGACCGGCAGCCTCGACCTCTTCTTCGACGAGAATCTCGACTATGCGCGGCGTCTTGTCGCGGCGGGGGTGCCGATTGATCTGCACAGCTATGCCGGGGCGATCCATGCCTTCAACGCCATCCCGGACGCCGCGCTGTCACAGCGCTTCAACGGTGGATTGTTGGCGGCCGCTGC contains these protein-coding regions:
- a CDS encoding alpha/beta hydrolase, which produces MDTRHLVDREIAPIIDLFPRVDLDAAPIAQIRAKAAETYSILPPPVIAPERLVVPSIHGGPDIPVFLYRPSAKRAGGGAILHIHGGGMVMGSIEQMQAGPAALAAAAGVPVASVEYRLAPEHPFPAPQEDCHSALTWLAGQADALGFDANRIVVAGESAGGGLAAALAIMARDLGGPAIAGQLLTYPMLDHRTGSDACPYNNPTTGEFIWTRASNRFGWRALQGDYKADDARRGWFSPSLVEDLSNLPPAYIATGSLDLFFDENLDYARRLVAAGVPIDLHSYAGAIHAFNAIPDAALSQRFNGGLLAAAAAMTGPTDG